The Acetivibrio saccincola genome window below encodes:
- the gpr gene encoding GPR endopeptidase gives MSRDVRTDLVLEAHELIKENEFSERRDPPGVEVETSGDEEIRITRVKVVSPEGEKAIGKPMGNYITLEVPRLKENDQTLYENTCKALAKEFERILNLDEKSTVLVVGLGNWNVTPDALGPKTLSQLMVTRHLLEYVPKEVDEGVRPVCAIAPGVLGITGIETGEIIRGIVDKIKPDVVIAIDALASRRMERVNTTIQIADTGISPGSGVGNKRMALSKETLGVPVIAVGVPTVVDAATMANDTIDKVIDSLINEAKEEKDFYNMLKNIDRGEKYQLIQEVLQPYVGNLIVTPKEIDDVVDRIAKVIANGLNIALHQGITLNDVNRYLQ, from the coding sequence TTGAGCAGGGATGTAAGAACTGATTTGGTTTTAGAGGCACATGAGCTGATAAAGGAAAATGAATTTAGTGAAAGAAGGGACCCGCCGGGGGTGGAAGTGGAAACCAGCGGGGACGAAGAAATAAGGATAACAAGGGTTAAGGTTGTATCCCCTGAAGGGGAAAAAGCGATAGGCAAGCCAATGGGCAATTATATTACACTGGAAGTTCCGAGGCTAAAAGAAAATGACCAGACCTTATATGAAAATACATGTAAAGCCTTGGCAAAGGAATTTGAAAGAATATTAAATTTAGATGAAAAATCCACAGTATTGGTGGTTGGACTGGGAAATTGGAATGTTACCCCTGATGCTTTAGGTCCAAAAACATTATCACAACTTATGGTTACAAGGCATCTTTTGGAATATGTCCCTAAAGAAGTTGATGAAGGTGTAAGACCTGTATGTGCAATTGCACCGGGAGTATTGGGAATTACAGGTATTGAGACAGGTGAAATTATAAGGGGGATAGTAGATAAGATAAAGCCTGATGTGGTTATAGCAATTGATGCACTTGCTTCAAGGCGTATGGAACGTGTTAATACCACCATTCAGATAGCAGATACAGGTATTTCCCCAGGGTCAGGAGTGGGTAACAAACGGATGGCGCTTTCTAAAGAGACTTTAGGAGTGCCTGTTATAGCGGTGGGAGTTCCTACCGTTGTTGATGCGGCAACAATGGCCAATGACACAATTGATAAAGTAATAGACAGCCTTATAAATGAAGCTAAAGAAGAAAAGGATTTTTATAATATGTTAAAGAATATAGACAGAGGGGAAAAGTACCAGTTGATACAGGAAGTCTTACAGCCCTATGTGGGAAACCTTATTGTAACACCTAAAGAAATTGACGATGTTGTTGACAGAATTGCAAAAGTAATAGCAAACGGATTAAATATTGCACTTCATCAGGGCATAACTTTAAATGATGTAAACAGGTACCTGCAGTAA
- a CDS encoding ISLre2 family transposase, which yields MYNSIQHFNEFGAKRIEKKIKNFIEEGKDLADLILGLKEDLFKLGRDILKEVLEDMDEYLRNCEIRKQYWEIIRKDKTSILTTFGTLSYNRTYFKHKENGNRQHLVDRIVGVEPHDRVSADVVINAIEEAADSSYRKAGEKATYIDEISKQAVMNKIHNIEIVEPEIKVDKKRKVKILYVEADEDHVALQQKSILRQNEKGKRNTIMPKLVYVHEGIDFEKSNKKRKVLKNVRYFGGVYNNSENLWLEVSEYIYKQYDVDFLETVYILGDGASWIRQGVNWLSKSKFVLDRYHLQKYVRVATTHLNDEAISQDLQDALNLSDKKKLTKVFKKIIEKTGDNESKIKAIKNAKRYILNNWDGIEIRSNRGIVGCSAEGHVSHVFSSRLSSRPKGWSRKGVEKMSKLIIYKKNGGKVYDIVMAQKQKKLAASRQEIQEKLIKELKKSSNRYESVWNSNLTVIHKGCKTGLYKELRRIIGICG from the coding sequence ATGTATAATAGTATACAACATTTTAATGAATTTGGGGCAAAAAGAATTGAAAAAAAGATAAAAAATTTTATTGAAGAAGGAAAAGACTTAGCTGATCTTATTCTTGGTCTGAAAGAAGATTTATTTAAACTTGGACGCGATATACTTAAAGAAGTGCTTGAAGATATGGATGAATATTTACGTAACTGTGAAATAAGGAAACAGTATTGGGAAATTATAAGAAAAGATAAAACATCTATTTTAACGACATTTGGAACACTAAGTTATAACAGGACATATTTTAAGCATAAGGAAAATGGTAATAGACAACACCTGGTCGACAGGATTGTAGGTGTAGAACCACATGACAGAGTAAGTGCCGATGTTGTAATTAATGCAATAGAAGAAGCAGCTGACAGCAGCTACAGAAAGGCAGGAGAAAAGGCGACATATATTGATGAAATCAGCAAACAAGCTGTGATGAATAAAATACATAATATTGAAATAGTTGAGCCTGAAATAAAAGTAGATAAAAAGAGAAAAGTAAAAATATTGTATGTTGAGGCAGACGAGGATCATGTAGCATTACAACAAAAAAGTATATTGAGACAGAATGAGAAGGGCAAGAGAAATACAATTATGCCAAAACTTGTATATGTGCATGAGGGAATTGACTTTGAAAAAAGTAATAAGAAGAGAAAAGTATTAAAGAATGTTCGATATTTTGGGGGTGTGTATAATAATTCAGAAAATTTGTGGCTTGAAGTATCGGAATACATATATAAACAATATGACGTTGATTTTTTAGAGACGGTGTATATATTAGGAGATGGGGCGTCATGGATAAGGCAAGGAGTTAACTGGCTTTCAAAAAGTAAATTTGTACTTGATAGATACCATCTTCAAAAATACGTAAGAGTTGCAACCACACATTTAAATGATGAAGCAATAAGCCAAGATTTACAGGACGCATTGAATTTATCTGATAAAAAAAAGCTAACAAAGGTTTTTAAAAAGATAATCGAAAAGACAGGCGATAATGAAAGTAAAATAAAGGCTATAAAAAATGCAAAGCGATATATTTTAAATAATTGGGATGGTATAGAAATAAGGTCAAACAGAGGAATAGTGGGTTGTAGTGCTGAAGGTCATGTGAGTCATGTATTTTCATCCCGTTTAAGTTCAAGACCTAAAGGCTGGTCGAGAAAAGGTGTAGAAAAGATGTCAAAGCTGATAATATACAAGAAGAATGGCGGTAAGGTATATGACATAGTTATGGCACAAAAACAAAAAAAGTTAGCAGCTAGTAGGCAAGAAATTCAGGAAAAATTAATTAAGGAATTAAAGAAGTCATCAAACAGGTATGAGAGTGTATGGAATAGTAATTTAACTGTTATTCATAAGGGGTGTAAAACTGGTTTATATAAAGAATTAAGGCGTATTATAGGTATATGCGGATAG
- a CDS encoding N-acetylmuramoyl-L-alanine amidase family protein, with protein MDLKIFLNRLHARYLKLSGAKKTIIFILVFTLGFVLGSAFRSNKDTIESKSNAFQENKDKNSLAEKNHGNSESKEETEKGPVEREVIVVIDSGHGGEDFGTYYGNILEKDLNLDISLRMGSIVEEAGIKVVYTRTEDKDVGLEERAFMANDLDATLFISVHNNSMPDNPNYKGTETLYCPSQNPVYDNMDGKKLAAIVQRNLVSTLSTIDNGIIERPNLVVLRKTKMPAVIAEIAYLSNAQDRELLKQEEFRQKAAHALADSVFEALEVMGAEKDEEGVWKIKK; from the coding sequence ATGGATCTTAAGATATTTTTAAACAGACTACATGCCCGGTATTTAAAATTATCCGGTGCCAAAAAAACTATAATTTTTATACTTGTATTTACTTTGGGTTTTGTACTTGGAAGTGCATTTAGAAGCAATAAAGACACTATCGAAAGTAAAAGCAATGCATTTCAAGAAAATAAAGACAAAAACAGCTTAGCAGAAAAAAATCATGGGAACAGTGAATCTAAGGAAGAAACAGAAAAAGGACCTGTAGAAAGGGAAGTTATTGTTGTAATTGACTCGGGGCATGGTGGGGAAGATTTTGGCACATATTATGGAAATATACTTGAAAAAGATTTAAATTTGGATATATCCCTCAGGATGGGTTCTATAGTGGAGGAAGCAGGGATAAAGGTAGTATATACCAGGACCGAAGACAAGGATGTAGGACTTGAAGAAAGGGCTTTTATGGCAAATGATTTGGATGCTACTTTATTTATAAGTGTCCACAACAATTCAATGCCTGATAATCCAAACTACAAGGGGACGGAGACTCTTTATTGTCCTTCACAAAACCCGGTATATGATAATATGGACGGGAAAAAGCTTGCTGCCATTGTACAGAGGAATTTAGTGAGTACACTAAGTACCATTGACAATGGCATAATAGAAAGACCTAATTTAGTTGTGCTTAGAAAAACCAAGATGCCTGCGGTTATAGCTGAAATTGCATATCTTTCCAATGCTCAGGACAGGGAATTATTAAAACAGGAAGAGTTTAGGCAAAAAGCAGCCCATGCCTTGGCTGATTCAGTTTTTGAGGCTCTTGAGGTAATGGGTGCAGAAAAAGATGAAGAAGGTGTTTGGAAAATAAAAAAGTGA
- a CDS encoding M50 family metallopeptidase, with the protein MKHLWRYIFILTAIIILWNQFILRPIRILSIFIHKIGYSFIAFLFGYGKEAFSAAFENLGVTILNVPGWFSSFFVLNGGYISSALFFVIITGLKKTGAKKYLLGIIAIVYMFISVINPALQFTWVYIIFFVSIVIILYMVKKSSLEEWIIDIAGISAIAYIIYDTFVDTILFTINEKFNIINSWRSAPPAYLVKLSEITPLPALVWAIIWLVISILLFHMLLIKSSRYLRR; encoded by the coding sequence ATGAAACATTTATGGAGATATATATTTATACTTACTGCTATAATTATATTATGGAATCAGTTTATACTAAGACCTATAAGGATATTATCCATATTTATCCATAAAATAGGATACTCTTTTATAGCCTTTCTTTTTGGATATGGCAAGGAAGCATTTTCAGCCGCATTTGAAAACTTAGGGGTTACTATATTAAATGTCCCGGGCTGGTTTTCTTCCTTTTTTGTCTTAAATGGAGGATATATAAGCAGTGCATTGTTTTTTGTAATAATAACCGGTCTTAAAAAAACCGGTGCTAAAAAGTATTTACTCGGGATTATAGCAATTGTATATATGTTTATTTCTGTTATCAACCCGGCACTTCAATTTACCTGGGTGTATATAATCTTTTTTGTCAGTATTGTTATCATTCTGTACATGGTTAAGAAAAGTTCACTGGAAGAGTGGATAATTGATATAGCAGGCATATCAGCTATAGCATATATTATTTATGATACATTTGTTGATACCATCCTGTTTACCATTAATGAAAAATTTAATATAATAAATAGCTGGAGAAGTGCCCCGCCGGCTTATCTTGTAAAATTAAGCGAAATAACTCCGCTGCCGGCTTTGGTGTGGGCAATAATATGGCTTGTCATAAGTATATTATTATTTCATATGCTACTGATAAAATCATCAAGATATTTAAGAAGATAA
- the ligA gene encoding NAD-dependent DNA ligase LigA — MKIEERIQKLRDIINYHNHKYYVEDSPEISDYEYDKLYRELEELESQRPDLITPDSPTQRVGGEPLSGFEKVQHNVHMQSLSDAFSNEELYAFDRRVREVVGNNVEYVVEKKIDGLSVALRYENGVFVRGATRGDGFVGEDVTSNLKTIRSIPLVLKEKLPLLEVRGEVFISKENFEKINEQQKKDGQMLFANPRNAAAGSLRQLDPKIASLRKLDIFIFNVQDVQGKTFKTHSESLEFMKEAGLKISPGYKVCKNIKEVIEEIDRIGKEREKLPFEIDGAVVKVNSLEQRNLLGSTSKVPKWAIAYKYPAEIKETVIKDIWVNVGRTGVLTPNALLEPVQIAGTTVSRATLHNMDYIEERDIRIGDWVKIRKAGDIIPEIVESIPEKRSGNERPFIMPEKCPECGADVVREEGEVAHRCTGIECPAQLYRSIIHFASRDAMNIEGLGPAIIEVLLKKGFIKGIADLYYLKDYKDELLKLDRMGEKSVENLLNSIERTKDNNIDRLINGFGIRHIGLRAAQLLSENFESIDEIKNASFEDFIKIPEFGEKMAESLVIFFKQEQTEDTINKLRSAGVNLKSRSRAKHSDNRFEGLTFVLTGTLESYKRNEAAEIIRSFGGKVSGSVSKKTDYVLAGEEAGSKLTKARELGIKIIDENEFKKMIL; from the coding sequence TTGAAAATAGAAGAGAGAATACAAAAATTAAGGGATATAATCAATTATCACAACCATAAGTATTATGTTGAGGATTCACCTGAAATAAGCGATTATGAATATGATAAATTGTACAGGGAACTGGAAGAACTTGAAAGCCAAAGACCGGATTTAATTACGCCGGATTCGCCTACCCAAAGGGTGGGGGGGGAGCCTTTGTCGGGATTTGAAAAAGTCCAGCACAATGTACATATGCAAAGCCTTTCAGATGCCTTTAGTAATGAAGAATTATATGCCTTTGACAGAAGGGTCAGGGAAGTTGTAGGAAATAACGTGGAATACGTTGTTGAGAAAAAAATAGACGGTCTTTCTGTTGCTTTAAGATATGAAAACGGGGTGTTTGTAAGAGGGGCTACCCGGGGTGATGGTTTTGTGGGAGAAGATGTAACATCAAATTTAAAAACCATAAGATCAATTCCCTTGGTGTTAAAGGAGAAATTACCTTTATTGGAAGTCAGGGGAGAGGTTTTTATATCCAAAGAAAATTTTGAAAAAATAAATGAACAGCAAAAAAAGGATGGGCAGATGCTTTTTGCCAACCCCAGAAATGCCGCTGCAGGGTCACTTAGGCAACTTGACCCTAAGATTGCAAGTCTTAGGAAATTGGATATATTTATTTTTAATGTACAGGATGTACAAGGAAAAACCTTTAAAACTCACAGTGAATCTTTAGAATTTATGAAAGAAGCAGGGCTTAAAATCAGTCCCGGGTATAAGGTTTGCAAAAACATAAAAGAGGTTATAGAGGAAATAGACAGGATTGGTAAAGAAAGAGAGAAATTGCCTTTTGAAATTGACGGGGCTGTGGTAAAAGTAAATTCTTTAGAACAGAGAAATCTTTTAGGAAGTACTTCAAAGGTACCCAAATGGGCAATAGCCTATAAATATCCTGCAGAAATAAAAGAAACTGTAATTAAGGATATATGGGTTAATGTGGGAAGGACAGGTGTTCTTACTCCCAATGCTCTTTTAGAACCTGTGCAAATTGCAGGTACAACTGTAAGCAGGGCGACTCTTCACAATATGGACTATATTGAAGAAAGGGATATTCGTATTGGAGACTGGGTGAAGATAAGAAAAGCAGGGGATATAATTCCTGAGATTGTAGAATCCATACCTGAGAAAAGAAGTGGGAATGAACGACCTTTTATTATGCCGGAGAAATGTCCGGAATGCGGGGCAGATGTGGTAAGAGAAGAAGGAGAAGTTGCCCACAGGTGTACAGGTATAGAGTGTCCTGCCCAGCTTTATAGAAGCATTATACACTTTGCTTCAAGGGATGCAATGAATATTGAGGGTTTAGGACCTGCTATAATTGAAGTGCTGCTAAAAAAAGGCTTTATTAAGGGAATAGCGGATTTATACTATTTAAAAGATTATAAGGATGAGCTTTTAAAATTGGACAGAATGGGAGAAAAATCTGTAGAAAATCTTTTAAATTCAATTGAAAGAACTAAGGATAACAATATTGACAGGCTTATAAACGGTTTTGGAATAAGGCATATAGGTCTTAGGGCTGCCCAGCTTTTAAGTGAAAATTTTGAATCTATAGATGAAATTAAAAATGCTTCTTTTGAAGACTTTATAAAGATACCTGAATTTGGTGAAAAGATGGCAGAAAGCCTTGTTATTTTCTTTAAGCAGGAGCAAACTGAGGATACAATAAATAAGCTAAGGAGTGCAGGGGTAAATTTAAAGAGCAGGAGCAGGGCAAAGCATAGTGATAACAGGTTTGAAGGCCTTACCTTTGTTTTAACGGGTACTTTAGAAAGCTATAAAAGGAATGAGGCAGCAGAAATAATAAGGAGTTTTGGCGGAAAAGTTTCCGGCAGCGTTTCAAAAAAGACGGATTATGTTTTAGCAGGAGAAGAAGCAGGCAGCAAACTTACAAAGGCAAGGGAACTTGGAATAAAAATAATTGATGAAAATGAATTTAAAAAAATGATTTTATGA
- a CDS encoding putative ABC transporter permease, with protein MLWDVVLYFSIYSFLGWVMETAYASINQKKFINRGFLTGPFTPIYGFGAILIIRSLKWIENLYGNNYISVLMCIVISTLLVTILEFITGLALEKIFKTKWWDYSDDAMNIMGYICLKYSLLWGMLAFLLIQIVHPVIVQFIYPVPVLAKVIVSSLLILYFLYDTVKSVAGMLDLRKAIINYSDLSISKYKEIIIKYKRFFLAFPRLLFLNAGILNRDVRSILNERISIINDRINKIKVEIKSRFQT; from the coding sequence ATGCTTTGGGATGTAGTTTTATATTTCTCAATATATTCTTTCCTGGGGTGGGTAATGGAAACAGCTTATGCCAGTATAAATCAAAAAAAATTCATAAACAGGGGGTTTTTGACCGGACCCTTTACACCAATCTATGGTTTTGGTGCAATATTGATTATCCGGTCTTTAAAGTGGATCGAAAATCTTTATGGTAATAATTACATATCAGTATTAATGTGCATAGTCATTTCTACTTTGTTGGTTACCATTTTAGAATTTATCACCGGGTTAGCATTAGAAAAAATATTCAAAACTAAATGGTGGGATTACAGCGATGACGCTATGAATATAATGGGATATATCTGCTTAAAATATTCCCTTCTGTGGGGTATGCTGGCATTTTTGTTAATACAAATAGTACACCCTGTTATTGTACAATTTATTTACCCGGTACCTGTATTGGCTAAAGTAATTGTTTCATCTTTATTGATTTTGTATTTCCTTTATGACACCGTTAAATCGGTAGCCGGCATGTTAGATTTGAGAAAAGCAATTATAAACTATTCTGATTTGTCTATTAGTAAATATAAAGAAATAATAATAAAATACAAAAGATTTTTCCTTGCGTTCCCACGTCTGTTATTTTTAAATGCCGGTATTTTAAACCGGGATGTAAGGAGTATTTTAAACGAAAGAATCAGTATCATAAATGATAGAATTAATAAAATAAAAGTTGAAATTAAGAGCAGGTTTCAAACTTAA
- a CDS encoding HD domain-containing protein, with the protein MVLKEYGPIIEDTIAQLSKNSRFSQTTKYMQHGKTSVYEHCIKVAYMSCWIASKLRLNVDYASLIRGALLHDYFLYDWHDKNKGHRLHGFFHPRKALQNAREDLELTPKEENIILRHMFPLTPIPPYYLESWIVCIADKFCAINEIFRINVIQQKMHKRIPGRRISV; encoded by the coding sequence ATGGTTTTAAAAGAATACGGGCCAATCATTGAAGACACTATTGCACAGTTGTCTAAAAATTCACGTTTTTCACAAACAACTAAATATATGCAGCATGGGAAAACAAGCGTATATGAGCACTGTATCAAAGTGGCATATATGAGCTGTTGGATTGCATCTAAGCTACGACTTAATGTGGACTATGCATCTTTGATAAGAGGGGCTTTGCTTCACGATTACTTTTTATACGATTGGCATGACAAAAATAAAGGACATCGCCTGCATGGCTTTTTTCATCCAAGAAAAGCCTTGCAAAATGCCCGTGAAGATCTTGAACTGACACCAAAAGAGGAAAACATCATCTTAAGGCATATGTTTCCGCTAACACCCATACCACCATATTATTTAGAAAGCTGGATTGTATGTATTGCTGACAAATTTTGTGCTATAAATGAAATATTTCGAATAAATGTTATACAGCAAAAAATGCATAAAAGAATACCAGGCAGGAGGATATCCGTTTAG
- the gatC gene encoding Asp-tRNA(Asn)/Glu-tRNA(Gln) amidotransferase subunit GatC — MKFTKGTIEHIAELARLEFTEEEKEELALYMEKIISHLDKLDELDTSYVKATEHIIPLNNVFREDEVENSFDRDEMLKNAPEKGSGCFKVPKILE, encoded by the coding sequence TTGAAGTTTACAAAAGGTACCATAGAACACATTGCAGAGCTTGCAAGGCTTGAATTTACAGAAGAAGAAAAAGAAGAGCTGGCTTTATACATGGAAAAAATCATTTCACATTTAGATAAACTAGATGAATTAGACACTTCATATGTTAAAGCTACAGAACACATAATACCGCTAAATAATGTATTTAGAGAAGATGAAGTGGAAAATTCTTTTGACAGGGACGAGATGTTAAAAAATGCACCGGAGAAAGGATCCGGATGTTTTAAAGTTCCTAAAATTCTTGAATAA
- the gatA gene encoding Asp-tRNA(Asn)/Glu-tRNA(Gln) amidotransferase subunit GatA has protein sequence MELYDLTVYQLSDLIKSKKLGVAELTKAIIDRIKKIDGNIGSYITVLEEDAIKQSEKIQEKINKGTAKSPLAGIPMALADNICTKGIKTSCASKMLENFTPPYSATVYDKLLSEDTVLMGKLNTGEFSMGDTTGNSYYKQYKNPWNTYRVAGDSNGGGAAAVAAGLAGFALASDMDGSIRRPASFCGVLALKPTYGLVSRYGLIASAPSLEQIGSVTKDVTDCALVLNAIQGYDKRDSTSVNKGYTDYTRALVNDIKGMSIGIPKEYITGEVDPEVKKAVLNSVKILTSLGAECEEFSLPVAEYAASVYYIISSAEASSNLARYDGIKYGYRAKEYKDLLDLYKKSRSEGFGKEVKKRIVLGTFVLSSEYYDKYYKKALKMRTLIIEAFIKAFDKYDVIIAPTVPTTAYKSERKTKEPFNKDYMYTVPANIAGLPGMSIPCGVDKDGLPIGLHLVAKPFGESTLLKLAYTFEQNTNFHKNRARI, from the coding sequence GTGGAGTTATATGACCTGACGGTGTACCAGCTGAGTGATTTAATTAAAAGCAAAAAACTTGGTGTGGCGGAACTTACCAAAGCCATAATTGACAGAATTAAAAAAATTGACGGCAATATTGGAAGTTATATAACTGTATTAGAAGAAGATGCAATTAAACAATCTGAAAAAATCCAGGAAAAAATCAATAAAGGAACTGCCAAGTCGCCTCTTGCAGGTATTCCAATGGCTTTGGCAGATAATATATGCACCAAAGGAATAAAAACAAGCTGTGCATCCAAAATGCTGGAAAATTTTACGCCGCCATACAGTGCAACTGTATATGATAAACTTCTTTCAGAAGACACAGTACTTATGGGAAAGCTCAATACAGGTGAGTTTTCAATGGGAGATACCACAGGGAATTCCTATTACAAACAATACAAAAACCCCTGGAATACTTACAGGGTGGCAGGAGACTCAAATGGTGGGGGAGCGGCAGCGGTGGCAGCAGGTTTGGCAGGTTTTGCTTTAGCCTCCGACATGGATGGCTCAATAAGGCGGCCTGCTTCATTTTGTGGAGTGTTAGCATTAAAACCTACATACGGTTTGGTTTCACGCTATGGTTTAATTGCCTCTGCACCTTCTTTGGAGCAAATAGGATCTGTAACCAAAGATGTAACTGATTGTGCTTTGGTTTTAAATGCAATACAGGGGTATGATAAAAGGGATTCTACATCTGTAAATAAAGGTTATACTGACTATACCAGAGCTTTGGTTAACGACATTAAAGGTATGTCAATCGGGATACCAAAAGAGTATATTACCGGGGAAGTTGACCCTGAGGTAAAAAAAGCTGTTTTAAATTCAGTTAAAATTTTAACAAGTCTTGGGGCGGAGTGTGAGGAGTTTTCTTTGCCTGTCGCCGAATACGCAGCTTCTGTGTATTATATTATTTCTTCTGCGGAGGCAAGTTCTAACCTTGCCAGGTATGACGGGATAAAATACGGTTATAGGGCAAAAGAGTATAAAGACCTTTTGGATTTATATAAAAAAAGCAGAAGTGAAGGCTTTGGAAAAGAAGTTAAAAAAAGAATTGTGCTTGGTACCTTTGTACTAAGCTCTGAATACTATGACAAGTACTATAAAAAGGCTCTGAAGATGAGAACTCTTATAATTGAAGCTTTTATAAAAGCCTTTGATAAATATGATGTTATAATTGCACCCACAGTACCGACGACAGCTTATAAATCAGAGAGGAAAACAAAAGAGCCTTTTAATAAAGATTATATGTATACCGTACCGGCAAATATTGCAGGGCTTCCTGGTATGTCCATACCCTGCGGTGTGGATAAGGATGGTCTTCCCATAGGTTTACATCTTGTTGCAAAGCCTTTTGGAGAAAGTACCTTGCTAAAACTTGCATATACTTTTGAACAAAACACAAATTTTCATAAAAACAGGGCCAGGATTTGA
- the gatB gene encoding Asp-tRNA(Asn)/Glu-tRNA(Gln) amidotransferase subunit GatB, which translates to MEYEVVIGLEVHAELSTKSKIFCSCTTEFGGDVNTHICPVCTGMPGTLPVLNKKVVEYAVRAGLATNCSISEYSKLDRKNYYYPDTPKAYQISQYDIPICHGGYIDIDINGREKRIGITRIHIEEDAGKLMHDDKGEASFIDYNRSGVPLIEIVSEPDMRSAEEAKAYLESLKAILEYINVSDCKMQEGSFRADVNLSVRKKGESKLGTRTEMKNLSSFRAVVRAIEYEAARQIEEIKAGREIVQETRRWDEGKNMSFSMRSKEEAQDYRFFPEPDLVPVVVDAKWKEEIKNSLPELPRDRMKRYINDFSLPQYDASIITGSKKLADFFEETAKKSNNAKAASNWIMGEVLRVLKEKQMEVEEIPFPPKYLAELIILIDKGVISGTIGKTVFEEMFKSGKNPETIVEEKGLKVINDEGQIFNIVSEVLKKNSKSVEDYKNGKKRAFGFLVGQVMKETGGKADPKIVNEVLKKELEKSAD; encoded by the coding sequence ATGGAATATGAAGTTGTTATAGGTCTTGAAGTTCATGCGGAGCTTTCTACAAAATCTAAAATATTTTGTTCTTGTACAACAGAGTTTGGAGGGGATGTTAATACCCATATTTGTCCGGTTTGTACAGGTATGCCCGGTACTCTTCCGGTTTTAAATAAAAAAGTGGTGGAATATGCAGTACGTGCAGGTCTGGCTACAAATTGCAGTATTTCTGAATACAGCAAGCTGGACAGAAAAAACTATTATTATCCTGACACTCCAAAAGCCTATCAAATATCCCAGTATGACATACCAATTTGCCATGGTGGATATATTGACATAGATATAAATGGCAGGGAAAAAAGAATAGGTATTACCAGGATACATATTGAGGAAGATGCAGGAAAACTTATGCACGATGATAAAGGAGAAGCATCTTTCATAGACTATAACAGAAGCGGTGTTCCACTAATAGAAATTGTGTCAGAACCTGATATGCGTTCAGCTGAAGAAGCAAAAGCATATTTAGAATCATTAAAGGCTATACTTGAATATATCAATGTATCTGACTGCAAAATGCAGGAAGGATCCTTTAGGGCAGATGTAAACCTTTCTGTAAGAAAAAAAGGTGAAAGTAAACTTGGTACCAGGACTGAAATGAAAAACTTAAGTTCATTCAGGGCTGTTGTAAGAGCCATTGAATATGAAGCAGCACGCCAGATTGAAGAAATTAAAGCAGGAAGGGAAATTGTGCAGGAGACAAGACGCTGGGATGAAGGGAAAAATATGAGTTTTTCCATGAGAAGTAAGGAAGAAGCTCAAGATTACAGGTTTTTTCCCGAACCTGATTTAGTGCCTGTTGTAGTTGATGCAAAGTGGAAGGAAGAAATTAAAAACAGCCTTCCTGAACTTCCGAGGGACAGGATGAAGAGATACATTAATGATTTTTCACTTCCTCAATATGATGCATCTATTATCACCGGTTCAAAAAAGCTGGCGGATTTTTTTGAAGAAACAGCAAAAAAAAGCAATAATGCAAAGGCGGCAAGCAATTGGATAATGGGAGAAGTTTTGAGGGTTTTGAAAGAAAAACAAATGGAAGTTGAAGAAATACCTTTTCCTCCAAAGTACCTTGCAGAACTTATAATATTAATTGATAAAGGGGTAATTAGCGGGACTATTGGAAAAACGGTTTTTGAAGAAATGTTCAAAAGCGGGAAAAATCCTGAAACTATAGTGGAGGAAAAAGGTCTTAAAGTTATAAATGATGAGGGGCAAATATTTAATATTGTTTCTGAAGTTTTAAAGAAAAATTCTAAATCCGTTGAAGATTATAAAAACGGAAAAAAGAGAGCTTTTGGTTTTTTAGTGGGACAGGTTATGAAGGAGACGGGAGGAAAGGCAGATCCTAAAATTGTAAATGAAGTTTTAAAAAAAGAATTAGAAAAAAGTGCTGATTAA